One Lachancea thermotolerans CBS 6340 chromosome F complete sequence DNA window includes the following coding sequences:
- a CDS encoding KLTH0F05478p (conserved hypothetical protein), whose protein sequence is MRSHNGSRTLPQRTVHKAPRIRKHRSARSQTHRQMHYAPEQPRQGVLVDERFGDVLPQQPAGVFFLVEVHTDSPGLTPHEIVEPGAEREGSRVELEAEEVLGTGAGADEDEDVEMRDA, encoded by the coding sequence ATGAGATCACATAACGGTTCTAGGACTCTTCCCCAGCGCACGGTGCACAAGGCGCCCAGGATCAGAAAACATAGGAGTGCGCGGTCGCAGACGCACCGCCAAATGCACTACGCACCCGAGCAGCCACGGCAGGGCGTGCTGGTGGACGAGCGGTTCGGCGACGTGCTGCCGCAGCAACCCGCAGGGGTGTTCTTCCTTGTAGAGGTGCACACGGACTCTCCGGGGCTCACGCCGCATGAGATCGTGGAGCCCGGCGCGGAGCGCGAGGGCTCACGCGTGGAGCTCGAGGCCGAGGAGGTGCTGGGCacgggcgcgggcgccgacgaggacgaggacgtgGAGATGCGCGACGCCTga
- the TIM17 gene encoding protein transporter TIM17 (highly similar to uniprot|P39515 Saccharomyces cerevisiae YJL143W TIM17 Mitochondrial inner membrane protein involved in protein import 16.5 kDa inner membrane protein required for import of mitochondrial precursor proteins), with product MSADHSRDPCPVVILSDFGGAFAMGVIGGCVWHGIKGFRNSPMGERHLGAVSAIKARAPVVGGNFGVWGGLFSTFDCAVKAVRKREDPWNAIIAGLFTGGSLAIRGGWRHTRNSAIMCGCLLGVMEGVGLMFQRYAAWQAKPMAPPLPEPQQATPLGA from the coding sequence ATGTCAGCAGATCACTCCAGAGACCCCTGTCCTGTTGTCATCCTCAGCGACTTCGGTGGTGCCTTCGCCATGGGTGTCATCGGTGGGTGCGTATGGCACGGGATCAAGGGTTTCAGAAACTCGCCTATGGGCGAACGCCACCTGGGCGCGGTCAGCGCGATCAaggcgcgcgcgcccgtTGTGGGCGGCAACTTCGGCGTCTGGGGTGGGCTTTTCTCCACGTTCGACTGCGCGGTCAAGGCCGTGCGTAAGCGGGAGGATCCCTGGAACGCCATCATCGCAGGCCTTTTCACCGGTGGCTCGCTGGCGATCAGAGGTGGCTGGAGACACACCAGAAACAGCGCCATCATGTGCGGCTGTTTGCTAGGTGTCATGGAAGGTGTTGGTCTGATGTTCCAGAGATACGCCGCCTGGCAGGCCAAGCCCATGGCACCACCACTGCCGGAGCCACAGCAGGCTACCCCACTGGGAGCATGa
- a CDS encoding KLTH0F05610p (highly similar to uniprot|P10081 Saccharomyces cerevisiae YKR059W TIF1 and highly similar to uniprot|P10081 Saccharomyces cerevisiae YJL138C TIF2translation initiation factor eIF4A): MSEGITDIEESQIQTNYDKVVYKFDDLNLKEELLRGIYGYGFVDPSAIQQRAILPITEGHDVLAQAQSGTGKTGTFSIAALQKIDPKIKAPQALMLAPTRELALQIQKVVMALAFHMDIKVHACIGGTSFVEDAEALRDGAQIVVGTPGRVFDMIERRRFRTDHIKMFILDEADEMLSSGFKEQIYKIFTLLPPTTQVVLLSATMPQDVLEVTTKFMRNPIRILVKKDELTLEGIKQFFINVEEEDYKYDCLSDLYDSISVTQAVIFCNTRRKVEELTQRLVADNFTVSAIYSDLPQQQRDTIMKEFRTGSSRILISTDLLARGIDVQQVSLVINYDLPTNKENYIHRIGRGGRFGRKGIAINFVTNKDVGAMRELERFYSTQIEELPANISELFD; encoded by the coding sequence ATGTCTGAAGGTATTACTGACATTGAAGAGTCCCAAATCCAAACCAACTACGACAAGGTCGTCTACAAGTTCGAtgacttgaacttgaaggagGAGCTGTTGAGAGGTATTTACGGTTACGGTTTCGTCGACCCATCTGCCATTCAGCAACGTGCCATCTTGCCAATCACTGAGGGTCACGATGTTTTGGCTCAGGCTCAATCTGGTACCGGTAAGACTGGTACTTTCTCGATCGCCGCTTTGCAGAAGATCGACCCTAAGATCAAGGCTCCTCAGGCTTTGATGCTTGCCCCAACCAGAGAGTTGGCCCTGCAGATCCAGAAGGTCGTCATGGCCCTGGCCTTCCACATGGACATCAAGGTCCACGCCTGTATCGGTGGTACCTCCTTCGTCGAGGACGCTGAGGCCTTGAGAGACGGTGCCCAGATCGTCGTTGGTACCCCAGGTCGTGTCTTCGACATGATTGAGCGTAGAAGATTCAGAACCGACCACATCAAGATGTTCATCCTGGATGAGGCCGATGAAATGTTGTCTTCTGGTTTCAAGGAGCAAATCTACAAGATTTTCACTCTCTTGCCACCAACCACCCAGGTCGTCTTGCTGTCCGCCACCATGCCTCAAGATGTCTTGGAGGTCACCACCAAGTTCATGAGAAACCCAATCAGAATCTTGGTCAAGAAGGACGAGCTGACTCTGGAAGGTATCAAgcagttcttcatcaacgttGAGGAGGAGGACTACAAATACGACTGTTTGAGTGACTTGTACGACTCCATCTCCGTCACCCAGGCTGTCATCTTCTGCAACACCAGAAGAAAGGTCGAGGAGTTGACTCAGAGATTGGTCGCCGACAACTTCACCGTTTCCGCCATCTACTCTGACTTgccacaacaacaaagagACACCATCATGAAGGAGTTCAGAACCGGTTCTTCCAGAATCTTGATCTCCACTGACTTGTTGGCCAGAGGTATCGATGTCCAGCAAGTTTCCCTGGTTATCAACTACGATCTGCCAACCAACAAGGAGAACTACATTCACAGAATTGGTAGAGGTGGTCGTTTCGGTCGTAAGGGTATTGCTATCAACTTCGTCACCAACAAGGATGTTGGTGCCATGAGAGAATTGGAGAGATTCTACTCTACTCAAATCGAAGAGTTGCCAGCTAACATTAGCGAGCTATTTGACTAA
- the YUR1 gene encoding mannosyltransferase YUR1 (similar to uniprot|P33550 Saccharomyces cerevisiae YKR061W KTR2 Mannosyltransferase involved in N- linked protein glycosylation member of the KRE2/MNT1 mannosyltransferase family) — translation MRKVLTWGGIFASSALAAYLLSIAYAIFSTSFSHHQREKSYFEASGKVLHMFDERRKFDIYVGQPKLSSNTYVNDLTIDYSRDEPSKKPRENATLLMLVRNRELEGALQSMRSLEDRFNRKYHYDWTFLNDVPFDQAFIEATTAMASGKTSYGLIPSSDWDRPSNINETEFESCLQLMEEKKVLYGGSRSYRNMCRFNSGFFFRQEILDKYDYYFRVEPDVEYFCDFPYDPFKVMRTQGKKYGFVMSLHEYEDTIPTLWDAVEEFITDYPELIDMETNAFSFITDDGVIGRVMPIIQSNSMYNLCHFWSNFEIGDLSFFRSDAYLKYFEVLDSKGGFYYERWGDAPVHTIAAALLLRKEEIIHFDELGYHHLPFMTCPTSRNLRLQQRCICDPDIEENIDITSYSCLTRWWKSGDGKHFMKHI, via the coding sequence ATGAGAAAAGTGCTGACATGGGGAGGTATTTTCGCCTCTTCGGCTTTGGCGGCCTACCTTCTCTCTATTGCATATGCTATATTCTCAACCTCTTTCAGTCACCATCAGAGAGAGAAGTCCTACTTCGAGGCTAGTGGAAAGGTCCTCCACATGTttgatgaaagaagaaagttCGACATTTACGTAGGCCAGCCCAAACTTTCATCGAACACTTACGTTAATGATTTAACTATTGATTATTCTAGAGATGAGCCGTCAAAAAAGCCTCGTGAGAATGCCACGCTTCTAATGCTGGTGCGAAACAGAGAGCTCGAAGGGGCACTTCAATCGATGAGGTCCCTGGAGGATAGATTCAACCGGAAGTATCACTACGATTGgacttttttgaatgaCGTTCCCTTTGATCAAGCGTTTATCGAAGCCACCACCGCCATGGCAAGCGGCAAAACGTCATACGGGCTGATCCCAAGCTCTGACTGGGACAGGCCTTCTAATATCAACGAAACTGAGTTTGAAAGCTGCCTCCAGCTTAtggaggaaaagaaggTGCTGTACGGAGGCTCCCGATCTTACAGAAACATGTGCCGCTTTAATTCAGGGTTCTTCTTTCGGCAAGAAATCCTTGATAAATATGACTACTACTTCAGAGTCGAGCCAGATGTTGAGTACTTCTGCGACTTCCCATATGATCCTTTTAAAGTCATGAGAACGCAGGGAAAGAAATATGGCTTTGTCATGTCTCTCCACGAATATGAGGACACGATTCCCACCTTATGGGATGCTGTTGAGGAGTTTATCACTGACTACCCCGAACTGATTGACATGGAAACAAACgctttcagcttcattACCGATGATGGTGTTATCGGCCGCGTCATGCCCATCATCCAGTCCAACTCAATGTACAATTTATGCCACTTTTGGTCCAACTTCGAGATCGGTGACCTGtcttttttcagaagcGATGCGTACCTTAAATACTTTGAGGTTCTAGACTCTAAGGGTGGATTCTACTATGAACGTTGGGGGGACGCTCCGGTTCACACCATCGCAGCTGCGCTGCTCCTACGCAAGGAAGAAATCATTCATTTCGACGAGCTGGGGTATCACCATCTCCCCTTTATGACTTGTCCGACATCGCGCAACCTAAGGCTTCAGCAGCGGTGCATATGCGATCCAgacattgaagaaaacattgaTATAACGTCTTACAGTTGTTTGACCCGGTGGTGGAAGAGCGGGGACGGAAAGCATTTTATGAAACACATATAG
- a CDS encoding KLTH0F05632p (weakly similar to uniprot|P47011 Saccharomyces cerevisiae YJL137C) — translation MQEPRNRCGVITLMYSWAYLPGVLALGHQLQRALENSGHGFRTCVLVAKGLLEQKDASKQILLSVLESLYQEVIAVDPASTCSDSLLKLNKGNLELLHRPELAFTFMKLELWRLQQFERVVYLDCDTLLVSDAFWDILDVTKNQKRNEVGAVPDCGWPDMFNSGVLTIVPDLEIYAELAEYVMSTISVDGADQGVLNQYFNPNCRFGSRQSTIGGENGWIRLPFTYNVTVPNAGYQNAPAVHFFRSQIKLVHFIGRDKPWITRSQASDRTNDSYRDKWWQVYNEFLRKQTSEEPLGPVADHPGDAIQTGSDASKVSVKNPGTPPRPLIACQEALETSQQAPRTFPAAAEGTGQAPEPNTAAPLNPQARKEIPLSAPAIQPVTDADRGAHIQAALNALLGTSPTRALTEDPSTDPSETTGSNAHQELTPSAWDATKSPPPRDGPAEAPNFSFDTDYHWSESATLLEDDLPKLKLGPKPVFPWELYPDAPEVQRVFPD, via the coding sequence ATGCAGGAACCGCGGAATAGATGCGGCGTCATCACTTTGATGTACTCATGGGCGTACCTCCCAGGCGTGTTGGCCCTGGGACATCAGCTACAGCGCGCCCTGGAAAACTCCGGGCATGGGTTTCGGACCTGCGTGCTTGTCGCGAAAGGGCTGCTCGAGCAGAAAGACGCATCAAAGCAGATCCTGCTTTCAGTGCTTGAATCGCTTTACCAAGAGGTTATTGCTGTCGACCCTGCTTCAACTTGCTCCGATTCTTTactcaagctcaacaagggGAACCTAGAGCTTTTACACAGGCCCGAGTTAGCGTTCACGTTCAtgaagctcgagctttGGCGACTTCAGCAGTTTGAGAGAGTTGTATATCTAGACTGCGACACGCTCCTCGTCAGCGATGCATTCTGGGACATACTAGACGTCACTAAGAACCAAAAACGCAACGAGGTTGGCGCTGTTCCCGACTGCGGCTGGCCCGACATGTTCAACAGCGGAGTGCTAACAATTGTGCCCGACCTAGAAATTTATGCCGAGCTCGCAGAGTACGTGATGAGCACAATCTCGGTAGATGGGGCGGACCAGGGCGTCTTGAACCAGTATTTTAATCCTAACTGCAGGTTCGGATCTCGCCAGAGCACCATTGGCGGGGAGAACGGCTGGATCCGTCTGCCCTTCACGTACAACGTCACGGTGCCAAATGCAGGATACCAAAATGCGCCCGCGGTTCATTTCTTTCGTTCCCAAATCAAGCTCGTACACTTCATAGGAAGGGACAAACCGTGGATCACGCGATCGCAGGCCTCGGACCGTACCAACGACAGTTACCGTGACAAATGGTGGCAGGTTTATAACGAGTTTCTCCGGAAGCAGACCTCTGAGGAGCCCCTCGGGCCAGTTGCTGACCATCCTGGCGATGCTATACAGACTGGCTCtgatgcttcaaaagtgtCTGTCAAAAATCCAGGAACCCCTCCTCGGCCACTAATTGCATGCCAAGAGGCGCTGGAGACGTCCCAGCAGGCACCCAGGACCTTTCCAGCAGCCGCAGAAGGGACTGGTCAGGCGCCAGAACCAAATACGGCAGCTCCGCTTAATCCACAAGCTAGAAAGGAAATCCCGTTAAGCGCTCCAGCGATCCAACCTGTAACTGATGCTGATCGCGGCGCGCATATCCAAGCAGCGCTCAACGCTTTACTCGGAACATCTCCAACGCGCGCGCTGACCGAGGACCCTTCCACCGACCCATCAGAAACCACGGGCTCAAATGCCCATCAGGAGCTAACTCCTTCCGCCTGGGACGCTACAAAGAGTCCACCTCCACGCGATGGGCCCGCAGAAGCCCCAAACTTCAGCTTTGACACTGACTATCACTGGAGCGAAAGCGCAACGCTTCTTGAGGATGACCTGCCCAAACTAAAGCTTGGCCCCAAGCCAGTATTCCCTTGGGAGCTCTATCCCGATGCTCCAGAGGTTCAGCGAGTCTTCCCTGATTAG
- a CDS encoding 40S ribosomal protein eS21 (highly similar to uniprot|P05760 Saccharomyces cerevisiae YJL136C RPS21B and highly similar to uniprot|P05760 Saccharomyces cerevisiae YKR057W RPS21A, Protein components of the small (40S) ribosomal subunit), whose translation MENDKGQLVELYVPRKCSATNRIIKAKDHASVQINIAKVDEEGRAIPGEFITYALSGYVRARGEADDSLNRLAQNDGLLKNVWSYSR comes from the exons ATGGAAAACGACAAGGGTCAACTA GTCGAACTTTACGTTCCAAGAAAGTGTTCTGCCACCAACAGAATTATCAAGGCCAAGGACCACGCTTCCGTCCAGATCAACATCGCCAAGGTTGACGAGGAGGGCCGTGCCATCCCAGGTGAGTTCATCACCTACGCCTTGTCCGGTTACGTCAGAGCCAGAGGTGAAGCCGACGACTCTTTGAACCGTTTGGCTCAAAACGATGgtttgttgaagaacgTCTGGTCTTACTCCCGTTAA
- the YAK1 gene encoding serine/threonine protein kinase YAK1 (similar to uniprot|P14680 Saccharomyces cerevisiae YJL141C YAK1 Serine-threonine protein kinase that is part of a glucose-sensing system involved in growth control in response to glucose availability translocates from the cytoplasm to the nucleus and phosphorylates Pop2p in response to a glucose signal), producing MPESDKSIWNPAFLNNAQKQQGAPSYGFKNPWHDVSGATGKRNSMQFNQHLPTTYEEAPQHGSASENGFRRRNSSLIVPPPRAAGPAPDAYMYGMQFVPQQGYPGNSQELHRRQSVAVAPQHSFAQPALPADMSMHAPMSPFHRKLSSYPATAGSVLPPPVKQMRRQDEMIPVVLPQMHKVNARQDMRPTINATPKYRRASLDSRTVSPLVALTKSLTTTYTLCSPEFSYQTSKNPKRVLTKPSEGKNNNGHDNINSDYILYVNDVLGTEQNRKYLVLDILGQGTFGQVVKCQNMLTKEILAVKVVKSKSEYLNQSITEAKILELLNSKIDPLGEHHFLRMHETFVHRNHLCLVFELLSSNLYELLKQNQFHGLSISLIRSFARQLLDSLSVLKDNKLIHCDLKPENILLVSLDRPELKVIDFGSACEETRTLYTYIQSRFYRAPEVILGIPYSTGIDMWSLGCIIAELFLGIPIFPGSSEFNQITRVVDTLGLPPAWMLDMGRNTSNFMIKDEAGGKTWKVKSVEEYNMDFGSDEQPGKQYFKWRKLDDIIQNYRISKKIAGAPALVEKERQERVCLTHFLHGLLNINPLERWTPTQAAMHPFITQQPFSGEWFPPGSTPRRTAKTPVLQERSTTSEIDKLHIAD from the coding sequence ATGCCAGAGTCTGATAAAAGCATTTGGAACCCTGCTTTTCTGAATAATGCTCAGAAGCAGCAGGGTGCGCCTTCGTACGGGTTCAAGAATCCCTGGCACGACGTATCCGGCGCAACGGGTAAGCGCAATTCGATGCAGTTTAACCAGCATCTACCTACGACCTACGAGGAAGCGCCGCAGCACGGCAGTGCAAGTGAGAATGGTTTTCGGCGGCGTAACTCGAGTCTAATCGTCCCACCGCCCAGAGCGGCCGGGCCAGCCCCCGACGCATATATGTATGGGATGCAGTTTGTACCGCAGCAAGGATACCCGGGCAACTCGCAGGAGCTGCACAGGCGGCAGTCGGTGGCAGTAGCGCCGCAGCACTCCTTCGCGCAGCCAGCGCTGCCTGCCGACATGTCGATGCACGCTCCCATGTCGCCGTTTCATCGCAAACTCAGCTCATACCCCGCGACCGCCGGATCAGTGCTACCACCTCCTGTGAAACAGATGCGGAGGCAGGACGAAATGATCCCGGTGGTGCTGCCGCAGATGCATAAGGTCAACGCAAGGCAGGATATGCGGCCCACAATAAACGCAACCCCCAAGTACCGCCGTGCGTCGCTGGATTCTCGGACAGTCTCGCCGCTGGTTGCCTTGACCAAATCGCTCACCACTACTTACACGCTATGCTCTCCAGAATTCTCGTACCAGACCTCCAAAAACCCCAAGCGCGTGTTAACGAAGCCCAGCGAGGGCAAGAACAACAACGGGCACGACAATATCAATAGTGACTACATTCTTTATGTTAACGATGTGCTGGGCACGGAACAGAACCGCAAGTACCTTGTGCTTGACATTTTGGGGCAGGGCACGTTTGGCCAGGTGGTGAAATGCCAGAACATGCTCACCAAGGAAATATTGGCGGTTAAAGTGGTCAAGTCGAAAAGTGAGTATCTCAACCAGAGCATTACGGAGGCCAAGATCctggagctgctgaatAGTAAGATAGACCCTCTAGGGGAGCACCACTTTCTACGCATGCATGAAACGTTTGTTCACAGGAACCACCTGTGTCtggtttttgagcttttaAGCAGCAACTTGTacgagctgctgaagcagAACCAGTTCCACGGGCTCTCTATAAGCTTGATAAGATCGTTTGCACGCCAACTGCTGGACTCGCTGAGCGTGCTGAAAGACAACAAGCTGATTCACTGCGACTTGAAGCCGGAGAACATCCTGCTGGTATCGTTAGACAGGCCCGAGCTCAAAGTGATCGACTTCGGCTCCGCCTGTGAAGAGACAAGGACTCTTTACACGTACATCCAGTCGAGATTCTACCGTGCGCCCGAGGTTATCCTGGGGATCCCGTACTCGACCGGGATCGACATGTGGTCGCTGGGCTGCATAATCGCGGAGCTTTTCCTAGGTATTCCTATTTTTCCAGGCTCTTCGGAATTCAACCAAATCACGAGAGTAGTCGACACGCTAGGTCTGCCTCCAGCTTGGATGCTCGACATGGGAAGGAACACCAGCAATTTTATGATAAAGGATGAAGCTGGCGGCAAAACCTGGAAAGTCAAGAGTGTCGAGGAGTACAATATGGACTTCGGTTCGGACGAGCAGCCAGGGAAGCAATACTTTAAATGGAGAAAGCTGGATGACATCATCCAGAATTACCGCATTTCCAAGAAGATTGCAGGAGCTCCCGCGCTAGTCGAAAAGGAGAGGCAGGAGCGCGTGTGTCTGACTCATTTTCTGCATGGCCTGCTGAACATCAACCCGCTGGAGCGGTGGACGCCTACTCAGGCGGCCATGCACCCATTTATCACACAACAGCCGTTCTCAGGAGAATGGTTCCCGCCAGGTTCAACCCCAAGAAGAACCGCCAAAACACCGGTGCTCCAGGAGCGAAGCACCACCTCCGAGATAGACAAACTCCACATCGCCGACTAA
- the UTP30 gene encoding Utp30p (similar to uniprot|P36144 Saccharomyces cerevisiae YKR060W UTP30 Possible U3 snoRNP protein involved in maturation of pre-18S rRNA based on computational analysis of large-scale protein-protein interaction data), with translation MAVPVVSKSGLAAEALQSLVKRCSEDPKLANDTNIHIVINTEKPIGIKNDYVPRIIPLTSCKMHKPSDLRILLITKDPSTLYRKTLTKDPSTADLFKTILSVRNLKGKYRGSRLSKLFREYDLVVADYRVHHLLPQILGSAFFHSNKKLPFMVKMSQAVKAKREKLPEECDAAYVRAQLRSICKNTFYVPNVDNCLSVKIGEVGVHTVDEMVHNIDDIVRFLTDKSKKPQGGVIRGDISAIFVKTSNSVSLPIYKAEKKSEVHEEEELRL, from the coding sequence ATGGCAGTACCGGTAGTCAGTAAAAGCGGGCTTGCGGCCGAAGCCCTCCAGTCACTTGTTAAGCGGTGCTCTGAAGACCCCAAGCTTGCGAATGACACTAATATACACATTGTGATCAACACCGAAAAGCCCATAGGCATCAAAAATGACTATGTGCCACGCATAATTCCACTCACCTCCTGTAAGATGCACAAACCTAGCGATCTGCGAATACTGCTTATCACTAAAGACCCATCTACTTTATACAGAAAAACATTGACAAAGGACCCTTCTACAGCAGACTTGTTCAAGACCATTCTTTCCGtgagaaacttgaagggAAAGTACCGGGGATCTCGGCTCAGCAAACTATTTCGAGAGTATGACCTCGTGGTCGCAGACTACCGTGTTCATCACCTACTGCCCCAAATCTTAGGCAGCGCTTTCTTTCACAGCAATAAAAAGCTCCCGTTCATGGTAAAAATGTCACAGGCCGTTAAAGCCAAAAGGGAGAAGCTTCCTGAAGAATGTGATGCGGCTTACGTCCGCGCGCAGCTGAGAAGTATATGCAAGAATACTTTTTACGTCCCCAATGTCGACAACTGTCTGAGCGTAAAAATCGGAGAAGTTGGTGTCCACACGGTTGATGAAATGGTACACAATATTGACGATATTGTGCGGTTTCTCACGGACAAAAGCAAGAAACCGCAAGGCGGCGTTATAAGAGGCGATATATCTGCGATTTTTGTCAAAACTAGCAATAGCGTAAGTTTGCCCATCTACAAGGCCGAGAAAAAATCAGAGGTGcatgaggaagaagagcttcgGCTGTAG
- the RPB4 gene encoding DNA-directed RNA polymerase II subunit RPB4 (similar to uniprot|P20433 Saccharomyces cerevisiae YJL140W RPB4 RNA polymerase II subunit B32 forms two subunit dissociable complex with Rpb7p dispensable under some environmental conditions involved in export of mRNA to cytoplasm under stress conditions) codes for MNVSTSTFSTKRRGLKKVEEEENAATLQLGEEFQLVQVNHQGQEEELIALNLSEARLVIKESLEMRKKLFKHWNKQEDSMEADDDVDENSHAQTQEKELQNIDKLLETTTGGNNQALKQTMVYLTNFSRFKDQETVTAVTQLLQSTNLHPFEIAQLGSLSCEDADEAKTLIPSLGNKISDEDLERILKELSNLETLY; via the coding sequence ATGAACGTTTCAACTTCTACGTTCTCGACTAAGAGAAGAGGTCtcaaaaaggttgaagaagaagaaaatgctGCTACCTTACAGCTCGGCGAAGAGTTCCAGCTTGTACAAGTTAACCACCAAGGCCAGGAAGAGGAGCTGATAGCGCTGAACCTCAGTGAGGCACGGCTTGTGATCAAAGAGTCGTTGGAGATGCGCAAAAAACTGTTCAAACATTGGAACAAGCAGGAGGACAGCATGGAAGCTGACGACGATGTGGACGAGAACTCGCACGCGCAGACTCAGGAGAAGGAACTTCAGAACATTGACAAACTGCTAGAAACTACGACGGGTGGCAACAACCAGGCGCTCAAGCAGACTATGGTGTATCTGACCAATTTCTCCCGCTTCAAGGATCAAGAGACCGTGACAGCTGTGAcccagctgctgcagagCACCAACCTGCACCCGTTCGAAATTGCCCAGTTGGGTTCCCTGTCGTGCGAGGACGCGGACGAAGCCAAGACTCTGATTCCCAGTTTAGGAAATAAGATCTCTGACGAAGACCTTGAAAGAATCCTCAAGGAGCTATCTAACCTTGAAACCCTGTACTAA